GAAATCATGCGCCTGGAAAAGCAAACTCTGTTTAGATTTATCCAGGAGCATATCCGTCCACTGCTTATGGACGACCAGCCACTCCACTCCATCAGCCAGTAAACCGCTATGCAGATAAATCTGCTCCAGCTCCAAACTCCGTCGCTCAAACTCCTCCTCAGACTTTCTATTAAACACTTTAATTTGGGCGACTCAGGGAGCCTCACAGGAAGGCCTTAAAAGCATCCCATGTCAGAGGGGCATCGTTACACACTGGGTTATTCACAAAAGAATCCTCCCACAGCACCAGTAACTCAGAGGCAGCCTTCATCTGAGATAACCAAAAGGGGTTAAATCTCCAGAAGGACGCTCCCCTAGGGATACTGAAGTCTCAAGAAATAGGTATGGGAGAGTGATCCGAGATCCCTCGAGCCAAATAATCTACATAAGAGACAGATGGAAGGAGGGAGCGGGATAAGAGAGCCATATCTATACGGGAAAACACACCAAATGAGCTAGAAAAGCATGAGTAGCGTTTAAGCGAGGGAGAACATAAACACCAAACATCAAGGAGAAGCATTTCAGTGACCAAACGGGCAAAGGcagtattgccccccccccccctcccccccgtcctTCCCCCTGTACAGTTTGAGAACCAGGTCTCCATCTATCCATTACTTTGTGCATAACAGCATTAAAGTCACCAATACAGATGACTGGCGTTGTGGGAAAATCCTGTATAAACGCACAGGCTTTAACTAAAATACAAGAGTTATAGGGAAGGGGAATGTACACCGCCAGAAGTATAAATGGGGCATTATGGATGGTGTCAGCTAAAAAAACATAACAACCCAGTGGATCAATCTGCACCCTCTGACAAAGAAAACCCATATTTTTATGGATTAAGACTGACACCCCCCAGGAATTAGAGTGAAAGGTAGAATGGAAGGTCCATCCCACCCACGTTTTTTTTAAGGAAAGTACACGGCTACCCACTAAGTGGGTCTCCAATAAACACACCAAACCCGGGGAGTGGGTCTTAAGCTGTTTTAACACCAGGAAGCGCTTAACCTTATCATTAAGACCTCTAACATCCCATGAGACAATGTGAACCATTGCATGACAGTAAACACAATAAAGAGACGTGCCAGCGCCGGTAGCGCCCAAACACATTAACATTACAAATCAGAGACCAGTCAAGAAAtgcagaaaaataaaaatacagatagACAAaggtaagaaaaataaaaaaatcacaacttCTACCACCCCGCATACCCACCCACCCAAACATAGGTATACCTATTCCCGTAACCAAAGCAACCAGACCCCAATAGAGAGTCAGGAAAATTAAACTATACTAAACACGGGGCAGCTATCCCCATAACCTATGGGCATGAGATCCCCAGCCATCAGCAAAAGAAGCCGGTGAGAAACGCTAACAGGCACCGAACTGCTATAAGGACACGAGTGGTTTATAGTAATCTAACAGAACATATTATAATTACAGTGAATACCCTGGGGAGACCAAATGGCACTGTAATAACCATACAGAAAAATCATAAACATATCAACCCAGCAGAGTAAATATTGCACAATAGTAAATAAACAGAACGGAGAAATAGGTTAAGGCAGAAGTCACGTCAAGGTGGAGCAGCCTGCGGAGCCGGTTGCAAATCAATCCAAGCTGAGGCGGATTGAGGAGAATCAAAAAAGTGGGTACGATTACCAGCCACCACACGAAGACAGGCAGGAAACAACATGGAATACTGCAATTGATGGTCATGCAGTCTCTGCTTCACTTGAGTGAACTGTGAACAGGACTTTTGGACATCAGCAGAAAAATCCTGGAACACAGCAACTCTTTGACTCTCATGCTCCAGAGGGCCCTGAAGCTTGGTAAGGTGAAGAACAGCATCTCTATCCTTGTAATgtaggaacttagcaataaaggtgcgagtTAGAGCACCAGGAGGAAGAGGGCGGGTAGGCACCCTGTGGTCCTTTTCAACAGCAAATTACGGAGTGAAGGAATCCTTACCGAACAGGAGGAGCAGCCAGGCTTCCAAAAAGTGTTCAGGCTGAGAGCCCTCAGCTTTTTCAGGGAGACCCACAAAACGTACATTGTTCCTCCTTAGACATCCTTCTATATCCATTAGCTTAAGTTTACAGGCCGACATCTGAGATTCAAAAGGAAATTTCCATGTCATCCAGTAGAAGAAACGCAGATTTAGTAACAGCTACGGTATCTGAAAAACACCTAACAGAAGAGAATTACACTGTAAAGTAgcaatttataatatttttttcttttgtgtcctACCTCAAAATCACCTTAAAAATACTAAATACTGCTATTTCTAGCAGTTATTGGAAGCATAAGAATATTGCTTAACTATCACTCATGCAGATAACTACAATTATTTTTGTAGATAACATGAAAATAAAAATCGTTCCCTGACTTCTATTTTGCAGCCCATAGCTAGGGCGGACGTGGCaggaagtggcttcctacaggaagccagctctctgctagtcGCAGCACGGTATGGCAGTCCCAGAGCAcggaaaacacctcccaatgggactgcctgtagtgtctgtgactgacaggtaggactaccAATAGGAAGCCATTGTGTAATTGTATATATGACACATTCataatatgttttatttatattGTAGGTTCACGAAAAATGGAGTACAAGGGGTGTAACTGGCATGAAACATGTTTTATCTGCCAAAGTTGTCAGCAGCCTTTAGGAACAAAGCCATTTATCCCCAAGCTCTCCAGTCTGTATTGTGTACCATGCTTTGAAAACCAATTTGCCAATCAATGCAAATCCTGCAAAAAGGTAAATAGCTCATATTAGATGTCTACATAATTTCTAAAGAGGCAtgaaacatatacatacatacaccatcTGCACACTTTCTTATTCATCTAGAGACAACTAAAGGCTATCCGCCTATATATGAGGTTACATTAAAGGCATGTTCATCAAATTGatctgaaaatatattttttaaggatTTACATAAAAAAAAGTTATTGGGGCAGCTGAACAGTAGCCAGCAGATGTAAGAttagtcttaaggcccatacacacttggcgatgtagTAAGCAATATCACCCATGTgtacccttctgagcgatatcgcttactatattgcccagtgtgcATGCTGCATACAATGGCCGATGCGCGGTCACGGGGGTTGTTAATGACCACCTACGTTGGCTCTGCATGCTGCATGTTcactagtgatatcgcacagtgtgtatgcccacatCGGGCATTCCAGCCAGGgaggggacacactaggcgatatcaCTCCTGGAGCAAATCGTATGCACCTTTACTGCTTGCCAGGCCAGTATGTCAAATTGTTTgtccttattgggggtcattccgagttgatcgctagctgccgttgttcgctgcgtagcgatcattggaaaaaatggctaatctgcgcatgcaccgcaatgcacatgcgcgtgtacgggtacgaagtcctttgtggttttgcactggttctagcgacgattccactcgcacagccgaacgcaaggagattgacaggaagagggcgtttatgggtgtcaactgaccgttttctgggagtgtttggaaagacgcagaccctgtgcaaaactgcatcgttcattgtgcccgtacgtcgtgcgtgcgcattgtgccgcatacgcatgtgcagaactgccgttttttagcctgatcgctgcgctgcgaacaaatgcagctagcgatcaactcggaatgacccccatagttaggtaATGCACCTGACTACATTTATTATATACCTTGACACTGAATAGATAGACTGTCTAACAGTTTTACTATACCTTCTTGTTATTACAGTGTTATTGTGAACTGAAACTATTTACAGTATTCAAATAGATTGTTATGTTTATGTTGTGCAGAAATATATTTTGTAAGATCAATAAACTTTAAACTTGAAAAAGAAAAGCATATAGCTACTATTCTGCATCATGACTCAGCTGAGCTGCACAGCTGAGCATAGTGTTTTCTCATCATGGCTTTCAGTGGCCTTGCACAGTGGGGAAGATAATGTATcctttaagccagtggttccctaacttttttgaatcacagcaccctagagtatcagaattttttcacggcacccctaggccaaaactcCTTATTGATGactttagaaagaaatataaaatgtactagtttttcctattacattgaccacaaaTCATTTGGTTTGGTCCTGAAcctccaatccaaggcacccctgcaagtgtcccaaggcatccCAAGATGCCacaacacacagtttgagaaccattgcctTAAGCATTACAATGTAAATATATTGCTTTTATATGTAGCCCAAAACAAGCTGCAGGTTCCTAATAATAGCATAATAATTAGGATCTATATGATAATAAAGAGTATGCAGTATATAGTATAATAAACCTTATCCATAATGCCGGAGAAAAGTACTTAttgaatatactgtacataaatattTAATTTCTCATTCAATATTTCAAGTGTACCTTGATGTTGATTCTTCTAATCATTTATGTAATCCATTCATAAAGGTCtttttatgtttttgtattgtgtgtACATATACAATATAAACATTAATTTTTGGTCTGATAGGCTATCACCACAGCAGGAATTACTTTCCATGACCAGCCATGGCACAGTGAATGCTTTGTATGTGCTGGCTGTAAGAGGAATCTGGCTGAAGAGAAATTTACATCTAAAGATGAGGAGCCATACTGCCTGGATTGCTTCAGTAACCTTCATGCAAAAAAATGTTCTGGTTGTCCTAAACCTATTGTTGGTAAGTGTCCTCTGTCCATAGCTACATAATGGTTGGAAGTGTAACTCTTCCACAATATTGAATTTTTCTCAGCATTTCTTTAGAACAGTTTTGTCCTCCCACTGTAGATTACAGTAAGTAGGCATTACAGTTATTCAGTTGGTCAGAATTCGAACAAGTTGTACTGTAGGTCAATTTGATACATTTCGAAACATTTTTGGAAGTAACCACCAGTGATGATCACTTACAATGTTGCCCACTATACTAAAATCTGTAGCTTGGAAATCTTACGTTTGTTGCAGTCAATTTGTAAAAGGGACTTCAAAGATATATACTACACATAGGGGTTATTCAAAGATGGCCGCAGAACGCTACATACGCTGCATGATCtaggtccatctcctcacatgctgggggccaccatgCACAGAATAAGGCCGGCCAGCATGTGTGTGTGGAGCCGCCTCATGATGCATCCACAGTGTAATTACTGACacatcaaattaaggttgacccctgttgGTCCATCACCATTTTTTTAagcagagcggctgcgtgtgacgtcacacagccaccctggAAACACTCCCAGCACGCCCCCATTTGGCATGTCTTTGAGACACCACATTGCCGCCCCCAAATGCCCGCCGCTGTCAGTCCTCTTGCGGCCGCATGCTTCCAGGATGCAGCCGCAAGGAGAAGGGTCGCGCATACGCACTGCAGCCAGTACGCATGCACAGACCAGATGGACACGGCCGCTGCATACAGACGCATGACTGCGTgcttctctgaatcagccccatagtcagTTGTTTATGAGACTAATCCATTACAACAACAATAATGGTTTGTATTGCAGTGTGGCATCATAATAAATCAAATGACAATTGAATATTCTCTTGTTTTAGCAGCCACCACACTTAGTGAATGCACAATGAAGTAGGTATAGATGGGTGACCAGGATTGTTCTAACTTGCCACAGTTAACTACAATTTATTTGTGCATCCACTTGGTGGAGGGTTCTGCTGCGCTAACCGATAAGCAGTGATTTGCCGCAAGGCAGACACTGGGGGAGTATGCAGGGATACAGAGGGGCCAGGAGGCCCTGCGTAATTTGCGGCTGCtagattatcttccagcagctgcccaCTCTGCGTTTCTGACTTGTCACATTGTTTGTGACCAGAACAGATGACATACAGCTTGGTGTGGTAGCAAAcaatgtgaccacaccaggcaagtggttaagatagAGGCTGCCTCATTACCATTATGTGCATAATAAGACTAATCTGCTGAAAAGATCAAACTTCAACAACACCATTGTGTTATTTCTAATAACATCATAATTATGTCTTCAAGTTATTTACCAATGCTTATTTTCTGAACAGGTCAAGGAGGTGGCAAATACATCTCATTTGAGGATCGTCAGTGGCACAGTGACTGTTTCATCTGTGCAAAATGTACAATATCACTTGTTGGCCAAAAATTTCTCACACAGCATAATGAAATATATTGTCCTAAGTGTGGTCATGACATATAGATTTTTAACTGTGTATGGCATACAGTATATCCAGCATGCCACATATTAATCTGCATGTGCACATTGCCTGTAAAAAACATGTAATGTGTAACAAACATATATACAAACATgtcaattgttggagggtatgtaaaaaTGTGTTCTTTATTTTGGTGAATTCCAGAACAATAGATGTGAAGTGCAATTAATTAATAATATTTTCTGTTATGTAAACTACCAGTATGCTTTCCACTCTGCTGCATATGTCATTAACAAACCAATTATATTGTATAATACTTTACTAATATTTGCTTGACTTCGTTAAGTGCTGCTAAACTGTTAAGGGTGTTTTTTATTGAATCAATTAATAATAGCATATTTCAAAACTTTTATTTTGAGACCTTCAATCTTCATTATGATTTTTTCTCCCATAATATAGAGCTATGCATTTTTCTTTTGTTTGGCCCACATATATTAagcattgaaaagtgataaagtggagagtgataaaatgcctaattcagacctgattgcagcaacaaaaacaattctaatgggtaaaaccatgggggtaattccaagttgatcgcagcaggaaattttttagcagttggacaaaaccatgtgcactgcagggggggggggggggggggcagatataacatttgcagagagagttagatttgggtgggttattttgtttctgtgcagggtaaatactggctgctttatttttacactgcaatttagattgcagattgaactcaccacacccaaatctc
The Pseudophryne corroboree isolate aPseCor3 chromosome 4, aPseCor3.hap2, whole genome shotgun sequence DNA segment above includes these coding regions:
- the FHL5 gene encoding four and a half LIM domains protein 5 — protein: MDNTAFVCQYCKESLYGKKYTVKDDNPYCVKCFESLFANICEGCKKPIECDSKDFAYKESHWHEACFKCVKCSCSLVEKPFAAKDDLLLCIECYSNEYSSKCFNCKATIMPGSRKMEYKGCNWHETCFICQSCQQPLGTKPFIPKLSSLYCVPCFENQFANQCKSCKKAITTAGITFHDQPWHSECFVCAGCKRNLAEEKFTSKDEEPYCLDCFSNLHAKKCSGCPKPIVGQGGGKYISFEDRQWHSDCFICAKCTISLVGQKFLTQHNEIYCPKCGHDI